The following proteins come from a genomic window of Pseudomonas sp. MAG733B:
- a CDS encoding ABC transporter substrate-binding protein encodes MFRYSCSSVVTALLVFTVPVVAHSESLTVISFGGATKAAQEGAYFKPFEQSGAGKVVVGEYSGELSKVKAMVDVGQVSWDVVEVESPELLRGCEEGLFERLDPALIGDSKNYLAGAVSECGVASYVWSMVLAYNSNKVAAAPTSWADMWNLQQFPGKRGLRKGAKYTLEVALLADGVKQDDLYKVLGTKEGVDRAFHKLDQIKPSIQWWEAGAQPPQWLAAGDVVMSAAYNGRIAVAQKEGSKLAISWNGHLYDPDHWAIVRGSPNKALAERFIVFASQASGQKSFSTQIPYGPIRKDVLAQLPADTLAQLPTAQANLSEGQLVDATFWVDHGEELEERFNAWAAR; translated from the coding sequence ATGTTCAGATATTCGTGTTCGAGCGTTGTAACAGCGTTGTTGGTATTTACGGTGCCGGTTGTTGCGCACTCCGAAAGTCTTACGGTTATTTCGTTCGGCGGTGCCACCAAGGCAGCGCAAGAGGGGGCTTATTTCAAACCCTTTGAACAAAGTGGCGCTGGCAAAGTTGTGGTTGGCGAGTACAGCGGAGAACTTTCCAAAGTCAAAGCCATGGTCGATGTGGGCCAGGTCAGTTGGGACGTCGTCGAAGTCGAAAGCCCTGAGCTGCTGCGCGGCTGTGAAGAAGGGCTGTTCGAGCGGTTGGACCCGGCGCTGATCGGCGATTCAAAAAACTATCTGGCTGGCGCGGTCAGCGAGTGCGGCGTGGCCAGTTACGTGTGGTCGATGGTGCTCGCCTATAACTCGAACAAGGTGGCTGCGGCCCCGACCTCCTGGGCGGATATGTGGAACCTGCAGCAATTCCCCGGCAAGCGCGGCCTGCGCAAGGGCGCCAAGTACACGCTGGAAGTGGCGCTGCTCGCCGACGGGGTCAAACAGGACGACCTGTACAAAGTGCTGGGCACCAAGGAAGGCGTGGACCGGGCGTTTCACAAGCTCGACCAGATCAAACCGTCGATCCAGTGGTGGGAAGCCGGAGCGCAGCCTCCGCAATGGCTCGCAGCAGGCGACGTGGTGATGTCGGCGGCCTACAACGGCCGGATTGCCGTGGCGCAAAAGGAAGGCTCGAAACTGGCCATCTCCTGGAACGGCCACCTCTACGATCCTGATCACTGGGCCATCGTCCGCGGCAGTCCGAACAAGGCGCTGGCCGAGCGATTCATCGTGTTCGCCAGCCAGGCGAGTGGGCAGAAATCCTTCTCCACGCAGATCCCTTACGGTCCGATCCGCAAGGATGTGCTGGCGCAACTTCCGGCCGACACGCTTGCCCAGTTGCCTACCGCTCAGGCCAATCTTTCTGAAGGCCAGTTGGTCGATGCCACGTTCTGGGTCGATCACGGCGAAGAGCTTGAGGAACGCTTCAACGCCTGGGCGGCACGCTAA